One Oceanivirga salmonicida genomic window carries:
- the yajC gene encoding preprotein translocase subunit YajC, with translation MNSNVVLLGSYAILILALFLPLYLMNKNKKKKYNEMISTMKIGDQIVTIGGIYGSVTKILDNKIEIKIDKGVSMTISKGAISRIER, from the coding sequence ATGAATTCAAATGTAGTATTATTAGGGTCATATGCAATATTAATATTAGCATTGTTTTTACCATTATATTTAATGAATAAAAATAAAAAGAAAAAATATAATGAAATGATTTCTACAATGAAAATAGGAGATCAAATAGTAACTATTGGAGGAATATACGGAAGTGTTACTAAAATTTTAGATAATAAAATAGAAATAAAAATAGATAAAGGTGTATCTATGACTATATCAAAAGGGGCGATTTCAAGGATAGAAAGATGA
- the lon gene encoding endopeptidase La, with translation MIPVIPVRQIVCMPGIESSIRLGRKFSINAANLAMENKQIVLVVQKDIKDLDITVDDIEQYGILAETTNLTKTKNDNYNLFVKGIKRVKLKKLNYDKEKNSFMTEVINVRTKMDLIDDENYKKTIYNPEYLVAMATDLFTNKSFVKSEEGMNLLTASSLEELLDILVYFVSFPVEVKQKYIRIRSLGTRIKEFYKDLSVEKQKAHIEESVNIKVKEIIDESQRNYYLKEKMKVIKEELGDDTDDYIEGLYDKLEASEMPKDFKEKVLKDLKKLEKTPQMSAEYNVLLNYIELVLELPFKASEKKAFDLKKAKQILDEDHYGLKEVKDAVLEFLAVIELKKKLAKKNTKKTASVLCLVGPPGIGKTSFANSIARAMNREFSKISLGGVDDESEIRGHRRTYVAAMPGRIIEAVKRTGVNNPVILLDEIDKLDSNFRGDPSSALLEVLDPAQNYKFEDHFIDYPYDLSNVFFICTANNYSTIPEPLYDRLEVIYIDSYTELEKLNIAMKYLISQVAEETGIKLNLKEDIVLKIINSYTREAGVRNLKRELVKLARKMARETLEESKKKFIIGKKNLVKYLGPEKYKPEKMAEKKAKKGSVTGLAWTSVGGTTLEVQALKMQGDGKLMLTGKLGEVMQESAKVAYSFVRSIKDKKNNFEKDSDIHLHFPEGAVPKDGPSAGITITTAILSVVSNKKVRQDLAMTGEITLTGEVLAVGGIKEKVIAAHRIGIREVILPKENEVDTKELPAEILKDMNFNFVANYNEVIKIALVN, from the coding sequence ATGATACCAGTAATTCCTGTAAGACAAATTGTTTGTATGCCAGGTATAGAGTCTAGTATTAGATTAGGTAGAAAATTTAGCATTAATGCAGCTAACTTAGCTATGGAGAATAAGCAAATAGTATTAGTTGTACAAAAAGATATAAAAGACCTAGATATAACAGTAGATGATATAGAACAATATGGTATACTAGCAGAAACAACGAATTTAACTAAAACAAAAAATGATAACTATAATTTATTTGTTAAAGGTATTAAGCGTGTAAAATTAAAAAAATTAAACTATGACAAAGAAAAAAATAGTTTTATGACTGAAGTAATAAATGTAAGAACTAAAATGGATTTAATAGATGATGAAAATTATAAAAAAACTATCTATAATCCAGAATATTTAGTTGCTATGGCAACAGATCTATTTACTAATAAATCTTTTGTTAAATCTGAGGAAGGAATGAATTTATTAACAGCAAGTTCATTAGAAGAATTACTTGATATATTAGTATATTTTGTAAGTTTTCCAGTAGAAGTAAAACAAAAATATATTAGAATTAGAAGCTTAGGAACGCGTATTAAAGAATTTTATAAAGATTTAAGTGTTGAAAAACAAAAAGCGCATATAGAAGAAAGTGTAAATATTAAAGTTAAAGAAATTATTGATGAGTCGCAAAGAAACTATTACTTAAAAGAAAAGATGAAAGTAATTAAAGAAGAATTAGGCGATGATACTGATGACTATATAGAAGGTCTATATGATAAATTAGAAGCAAGTGAGATGCCTAAAGACTTTAAGGAAAAAGTTTTAAAAGATTTGAAAAAATTAGAAAAAACACCTCAAATGTCAGCGGAATACAATGTGCTTTTAAACTATATAGAATTAGTTTTAGAATTGCCATTTAAAGCATCTGAGAAAAAAGCATTTGATTTGAAAAAAGCAAAACAAATATTAGATGAAGATCATTATGGTTTAAAAGAAGTAAAAGATGCGGTTTTAGAGTTCTTAGCAGTAATTGAACTTAAAAAGAAACTAGCAAAAAAGAATACTAAAAAAACAGCAAGTGTATTATGTTTAGTAGGACCTCCAGGTATAGGTAAAACTTCATTTGCAAATTCTATCGCAAGGGCTATGAATAGAGAATTTTCTAAGATTAGTTTGGGTGGAGTAGATGATGAAAGTGAAATAAGAGGACATAGAAGAACTTATGTAGCTGCTATGCCAGGTAGAATTATAGAAGCAGTAAAAAGAACGGGAGTAAATAACCCAGTTATATTATTAGATGAAATAGATAAATTAGATTCAAATTTTAGAGGAGATCCATCTTCTGCTTTATTAGAAGTATTAGATCCGGCTCAAAACTATAAGTTTGAAGATCATTTTATAGATTATCCTTATGATTTATCTAATGTATTCTTTATATGTACTGCTAATAATTATTCAACTATACCTGAGCCATTATATGATAGATTAGAAGTTATATACATAGATTCATATACTGAATTAGAAAAATTAAACATAGCTATGAAATATTTAATATCTCAGGTAGCAGAAGAAACAGGTATAAAACTTAATCTTAAAGAAGATATAGTTTTAAAAATAATAAATTCATATACTAGAGAAGCAGGAGTTAGAAATCTTAAAAGGGAATTGGTTAAATTAGCGAGAAAAATGGCAAGAGAAACTCTTGAAGAATCTAAGAAAAAATTTATTATAGGAAAGAAAAATTTAGTTAAGTATTTAGGGCCTGAAAAATATAAGCCTGAAAAAATGGCTGAAAAAAAAGCGAAAAAAGGGAGTGTAACTGGACTTGCATGGACTAGTGTAGGGGGAACTACATTAGAAGTACAAGCTTTAAAAATGCAAGGTGATGGAAAACTAATGTTAACTGGTAAATTAGGTGAGGTTATGCAAGAATCAGCAAAAGTTGCTTATTCTTTTGTAAGAAGTATAAAAGATAAGAAAAATAACTTTGAAAAAGATTCTGATATACATTTACATTTTCCAGAAGGAGCAGTACCAAAAGATGGACCATCTGCAGGTATAACTATAACTACTGCAATATTATCAGTAGTATCTAATAAAAAGGTTAGACAAGATTTAGCTATGACAGGTGAAATAACATTGACAGGTGAAGTATTAGCCGTTGGTGGTATAAAAGAAAAGGTTATAGCAGCACATAGAATAGGTATAAGAGAAGTCATATTACCAAAAGAAAATGAAGTAGATACAAAAGAATTGCCAGCAGAAATATTAAAAGATATGAATTTTAATTTTGTTGCTAATTATAATGAAGTGATAAAAATAGCGTTAGTTAATTAA